Part of the Halorubrum lacusprofundi ATCC 49239 genome, TAGGATGGTTCCGGGCACCGATCCGATGGAGATAGACAGCGTTGGCCTCTTCGGGAACCACGAGGTTCGCGACCGCGCTCGTGTTTCGAGCGAGCATGCGGATCTCGCTCTGTGCTGCCTGGTAGACGGGGTTCCGTTCTCTCGTCCCGAATCCGATCCGCAGGAACCGGTGGGTGAGCTCGTAGGTGCCGCCTGAGTTCTTTACGTATCCGAGAGCACAGAGCGTCGAGAGGTGGTTGTGAACTGCACTCTTCGAGACGTCCAGCGTGCCGGCTAACTCGGTGACTCCGCCACCGTCACGCTCGTATAGCTCTTCGACGATCCGGAGAGACGTTGCGGTCGCCTGAACGGTGATAGTGTCCGTGTTCCCCATCGTTTCTCAGAGTAGTATGAACGACAGGTGTATAACGTTTGTTTAGTATCGAAGAACACTATCGGCGGTCGGGAGATAAAACTACAATAAATATCCATAGATTATTACTTTATGGATTGGAATTAAGAGACAAAAAGCCCAGAACCGGGAGAATGGTATATAATAGCCCAGTGTTCAGCCCAAGAAAACGCAAATGGAGCGTTTCTAAGCGTGTTTTAGGACAGATGTACAGTAATTTTATATACCTACAATATAAGGGACGAATACTCAGGTACGATCATGACTAAAAAACCAGACTACGCACGATACGGGCGGCGGCGGCTGATGAAGGGCGCAGGACTCGCGGGGCTCGCGGGGCTCGCAGGATGTATCGGAACTGGTGATCCCGAGGGCGGGAGCGGTGGCGGCGACGGGAGTGACGGGAGTGATGGAAGCGAGGGCAGTGACGGAAGCAACAGTAGCGGCGACGACAACGGCGACGGTGGCGGTAGCATGGCGTCAGAAATCGACGTGTGGGGGTGGGACGTCGCCGCACGGGCGCTGACGATCTCGGCTGAAGAGTACGAATCCGAAAACGACGCGACGGTCTCGGTCGAGGAGTTCGGTCGATCCGCGATGAAAGACCGGCTCCAGACGAACCTCCTCTCGGGCTCCGGCGCACCTGCGGTCTCCATGCTGGAGTCCGTCGACGGCCCCTCGTTCATCGACACGGGTTCCGTCGCGCCGCTCACCGACGAGATCGAGGAAGCGGGCATCCGCGAGGATTTCGTCTCCGGAAAGTGGGAGGCGCTCACTGTTGACGGGGACATCTACGCGCTCCCGTGGGACACCGGCCCGACGGCAGTCTACTACCGGCGGTCGGTGTACGACGAACACGACATCGACCCAGACAGCATCGAGACGTGGGCGGACTTCATCGAAGAGGGACAGAAACTGCCGGACGAGCAGTACATGCTCAACCTCCCCGAGGGGGACCTCTCCGGCGTCTGGCGGTACCAGTTCCGCCAGCTGTCTGGCGAGCCCTTCCTTGAGAGCGGCGAGGTGAACATCCACAACGAGAAGTCGCTCCGTGTGGCTCGTAACATTAAGGAGATATACGACGCCGACATCGCGGCCAATATCGAGGGATGGACAGCGGCCTGGTTCAGCGCCTACGGCGACGCGACGATTGCGTCGCTCCCCTCGGCGGCGTGGATGGAGGGAACGCTGCGTGCTGAACTCCCCGACACCGCCGGCGACTGGGGCGTGTTCAAGATCCCCGCGTTAGAGTCGGGCGGACCGCGGGCGTCGAACTGGGGCGGCTCCAACCTCATGATCGCCGATCAAGTGTCTGACGAAGAGAAGGCGCGCGGATGGGACTACATGGAGTACTCGTTGGCGACCGAGGAGATGCAGCTGGCGATGTACGACGAGTACGGGCTCTTCCCGGCGCTGGAGACCGTCTACGACGAGCCGGTGTTCGACGAGGAGCTCGA contains:
- a CDS encoding sugar ABC transporter substrate-binding protein, whose protein sequence is MTKKPDYARYGRRRLMKGAGLAGLAGLAGCIGTGDPEGGSGGGDGSDGSDGSEGSDGSNSSGDDNGDGGGSMASEIDVWGWDVAARALTISAEEYESENDATVSVEEFGRSAMKDRLQTNLLSGSGAPAVSMLESVDGPSFIDTGSVAPLTDEIEEAGIREDFVSGKWEALTVDGDIYALPWDTGPTAVYYRRSVYDEHDIDPDSIETWADFIEEGQKLPDEQYMLNLPEGDLSGVWRYQFRQLSGEPFLESGEVNIHNEKSLRVARNIKEIYDADIAANIEGWTAAWFSAYGDATIASLPSAAWMEGTLRAELPDTAGDWGVFKIPALESGGPRASNWGGSNLMIADQVSDEEKARGWDYMEYSLATEEMQLAMYDEYGLFPALETVYDEPVFDEELDFYDGQAARALFAEVAQESPGYRFTADTPEVSQAIETELQRMINGEQSPEEAIQAAAETVAENTDRDLA
- a CDS encoding IclR family transcriptional regulator, which gives rise to MGNTDTITVQATATSLRIVEELYERDGGGVTELAGTLDVSKSAVHNHLSTLCALGYVKNSGGTYELTHRFLRIGFGTRERNPVYQAAQSEIRMLARNTSAVANLVVPEEANAVYLHRIGARNHPIPVGGSVRLHAAAAGKAILAYRSEDAVDEYVTRHGLDQKTNRTVTDPATLRSELRSIRDRNIAFDRGELDENWQCVASPIVVGGDSVGAVSVSGPSDEMQGKRLEEDTAGLVSSAAKTIELELL